A region from the Desulfitobacterium dehalogenans ATCC 51507 genome encodes:
- a CDS encoding type IV pilus twitching motility protein PilT, which translates to MDLKKYLADAVNDHAADIFIIAGKEISYSSNGKIISMGERLLPPDTETMICQIYDFAGRDIDILKKDHDDDFSFSLANVGRFRVNAFMQRGSLAAVLKVVLFKLPDPEVLRIPKQVIDLYAKNKGFILVTGPTGSGKSTTLACLIDKINKTREAHIITLEDPLEFLHKHDKSIVSQREIYMDTPSYERGLRAALREAPNVILLGEMRDFETISIAMSAAETGQLVFSTLHTLGAANTVDRIVDVFPANQQRQVRIQLSMVLQAVISQQLIPSTQGTLVPAFEVMLCNNAIRTMIRDSKSHQIDSTIYSSADYGMVSMDTSLLTLYEEGLITAENALTHSLYPDAMKKKLGL; encoded by the coding sequence TTGGATCTGAAAAAATATCTGGCAGATGCCGTAAATGACCATGCCGCAGATATTTTCATCATTGCAGGCAAAGAGATTTCCTATTCCTCAAACGGAAAAATCATATCCATGGGGGAGAGGCTTCTGCCGCCGGATACGGAAACGATGATCTGCCAGATCTATGACTTTGCGGGGAGAGACATCGACATTCTGAAAAAAGATCATGACGATGATTTCTCTTTTTCTCTCGCCAACGTGGGGCGGTTCCGGGTCAATGCGTTTATGCAAAGAGGTTCCCTGGCTGCGGTGCTGAAGGTGGTACTGTTTAAGCTGCCGGATCCCGAGGTCCTCAGGATACCAAAGCAGGTTATCGATCTCTATGCAAAGAATAAGGGATTTATTTTGGTTACAGGGCCCACCGGAAGCGGCAAATCCACGACTCTGGCCTGCCTCATTGATAAGATCAACAAGACTCGGGAGGCTCACATTATTACTTTGGAAGATCCCCTCGAGTTTCTCCATAAACATGATAAAAGCATCGTGAGCCAGCGTGAGATCTACATGGACACCCCCAGTTACGAAAGGGGACTCAGGGCTGCCCTGAGAGAGGCTCCCAACGTGATACTGCTGGGGGAAATGCGAGATTTTGAGACCATCTCCATCGCCATGTCGGCTGCGGAGACCGGTCAATTGGTATTCTCCACTTTACACACTTTAGGCGCCGCCAACACGGTGGACCGTATCGTCGACGTATTTCCGGCCAATCAGCAGCGGCAGGTGAGGATCCAGCTTTCCATGGTGCTGCAGGCGGTCATATCCCAGCAGCTGATCCCTTCTACGCAGGGCACCCTTGTCCCCGCATTCGAGGTTATGCTGTGCAATAACGCGATCCGGACCATGATCCGGGACTCCAAATCCCATCAGATCGATTCGACGATCTACTCCTCGGCAGATTATGGAATGGTCAGCATGGACACAAGCTTGCTGACCCTGTACGAAGAAGGATTGATTACCGCGGAAAACGCCTTGACGCATAGCCTGTATCCTGATGCAATGAAGAAAAAGTTAGGTTTATAG
- a CDS encoding DUF4860 domain-containing protein: MDYKFKWSIHNRSLDFIFILALLCVFAFGSLMAVILGANVYKGIKENMDSNFEFRTPLSYIGTKVRQSDVIDSIRIVEKEGVDALVLEQPEGGEICQTWIYEYQGSLYEVYIEKGTPFLLEEGLAIIPSYGLEFDLKGNLLDIKTKDHNGKTRGLSLSFRTSQGGGSQ; this comes from the coding sequence ATGGACTACAAATTCAAATGGAGCATACATAATAGATCTCTGGATTTTATTTTTATTCTGGCGCTCCTCTGCGTTTTCGCTTTTGGATCTTTGATGGCGGTTATTCTCGGAGCAAATGTTTACAAGGGGATCAAGGAGAATATGGATTCCAACTTTGAATTCCGAACGCCCCTTTCCTATATCGGCACAAAGGTACGGCAAAGTGATGTTATCGATTCGATCCGGATCGTCGAGAAGGAAGGAGTCGATGCTCTCGTGCTGGAGCAACCAGAAGGTGGAGAGATCTGCCAAACCTGGATCTATGAATATCAAGGTTCTCTTTATGAGGTATATATTGAAAAGGGTACGCCATTTCTGCTTGAAGAAGGACTTGCGATCATTCCCAGCTACGGACTTGAATTTGATTTGAAGGGCAATCTGCTGGATATCAAAACCAAAGACCATAATGGAAAAACCCGCGGTCTGTCTCTGTCCTTCCGAACGAGCCAGGGAGGAGGATCGCAGTGA
- a CDS encoding type II secretion system F family protein — MKQLSFRDLAVFCEQISMMIRSGIMLHAGMQMIADDTSNVQKKAIFQDVSTQLAKGDMLDVALRSSPVFPEYMIHMVEIGTSSGKLDTVLTALSAYYNRQQSMRDHIRSAVVYPFVLILMMLIVLIFLAAKVLPVFEQVFKSLGTQMSPWASHIMKIGSLFNQYSLVLVLLFLLLVAAGLFITRTESGRTAFTGFLMGKKTSEKFAVATFTSSMALMLSSGLDLELAMRLSSQAISDRTVGKKVEGARALMAEGALPFIEALQKSDLLSNAMTGLLSMGYQAGSVDSAMEYIAGIYEEEYQTALMRKVAMIEPVSIIIISVLIGSILVSVMFPLLGVLSTIG, encoded by the coding sequence ATGAAGCAACTTTCATTCAGGGATCTTGCCGTTTTTTGCGAGCAGATTTCCATGATGATTCGCTCCGGGATCATGCTGCATGCCGGCATGCAGATGATTGCCGATGATACGTCAAACGTACAAAAAAAAGCTATCTTTCAGGATGTCTCAACGCAGCTTGCGAAGGGTGACATGCTGGATGTAGCTTTGAGATCCTCTCCTGTCTTTCCCGAATATATGATCCATATGGTGGAAATAGGTACAAGCTCAGGCAAACTGGACACGGTATTGACTGCTTTGTCCGCCTACTACAACCGTCAGCAGTCGATGAGAGATCACATCAGAAGTGCAGTCGTGTATCCCTTTGTTTTGATTTTAATGATGTTAATCGTTCTAATTTTTCTGGCCGCCAAAGTCCTTCCGGTCTTTGAACAAGTTTTTAAAAGCCTGGGAACACAGATGTCCCCTTGGGCCTCCCATATCATGAAAATCGGCTCTCTCTTCAATCAGTATTCGCTGGTGCTTGTTTTGCTGTTTCTACTGCTTGTAGCCGCAGGACTTTTCATAACGAGGACGGAATCAGGCAGAACTGCCTTCACAGGTTTTCTGATGGGTAAAAAAACATCGGAAAAATTTGCTGTGGCAACCTTCACCTCTTCCATGGCCCTCATGCTGTCCAGCGGTCTTGATCTGGAGCTTGCCATGCGGCTTTCTTCCCAGGCAATTTCAGACCGAACCGTAGGGAAAAAGGTAGAGGGCGCCAGGGCACTGATGGCCGAGGGTGCGCTGCCTTTCATCGAAGCGCTTCAAAAATCCGATCTCTTATCCAATGCGATGACCGGACTGCTTTCCATGGGATATCAAGCCGGTTCGGTGGATTCTGCAATGGAGTACATAGCCGGGATCTATGAAGAGGAATATCAGACTGCTTTGATGAGAAAGGTCGCTATGATCGAGCCCGTTTCGATCATTATCATTTCAGTGCTCATCGGTTCGATTCTGGTATCGGTAATGTTCCCTCTTCTCGGTGTGCTTTCCACCATTGGATAG
- a CDS encoding class D sortase — protein MKKVSTWLIITGIIIILIPIAGSLYTGYQQDKLYDEYLNTQEMRSSIEDLDTAFTSVPSDSSLSEEPAKLAVPAYNPTVIGRIKIQSASINLLLVEGTTSKDLNWGAGHLTATPMPGEIGNSAIAGHRNHTFGSLFSRLGEVAIGDRITVEYNKTEYIYEAYEILTVLPDDTSVLAQTDDAAILTLITCAPKGSDTHRLIIHAKLIS, from the coding sequence ATGAAAAAAGTTTCGACCTGGCTCATCATAACAGGAATCATCATCATTCTCATACCGATCGCCGGTTCTCTGTATACAGGCTATCAGCAGGACAAACTTTACGATGAATATTTGAACACTCAGGAAATGAGAAGCTCAATAGAGGATTTGGATACTGCCTTTACTTCTGTTCCCTCCGATTCCTCCCTATCCGAAGAACCTGCGAAGCTGGCGGTCCCGGCTTATAATCCCACAGTCATCGGACGCATCAAAATCCAAAGTGCATCGATCAACCTTCTTCTGGTGGAGGGCACTACTTCCAAGGACCTTAATTGGGGTGCCGGACATCTTACTGCAACGCCGATGCCCGGTGAAATCGGAAATTCCGCCATTGCCGGTCACAGGAACCATACCTTCGGCTCCCTTTTCAGCAGATTGGGAGAGGTGGCAATCGGCGACCGAATCACCGTCGAGTACAATAAGACCGAATACATCTATGAAGCCTATGAAATACTCACCGTACTTCCTGACGACACCTCGGTATTGGCACAAACAGACGATGCTGCCATTCTTACCTTGATCACTTGCGCTCCCAAGGGATCCGACACGCACAGGCTGATCATACATGCGAAACTTATCTCTTAA
- a CDS encoding BTAD domain-containing putative transcriptional regulator, producing MEKTGGKVNKRILEIRMLGDFSFCSNDRMLSGDKVRGKQIWSLLEYIMVNRHNEISMDGLIQALWRDDEIEDPANALKNLAYRLRVTLKNSLDLEDEVILYKHGAYVWNKNVPCIVDVDELEAVYKETQQKSLSKDELLTRYRKMINIYKGNFMPQSSFKEWIVPFNVYYQRIYMESVAACCEILLEREDFRSVEEICHRAIVIDPFVETNHANLLKALIGLKNHDKAVDHYNYVNKLFYDELGVRPSDLVTKLYHDATNKNTALNQDIALIKDNLKEVAKILGAVYCNYEQFKMIYQLEARAALRSGKSIFIALLTVTGKNKKELPRESLDVTFDKIKNAIVSSLRKDDVVTRYGRTQFLLLLSNLTYEDANTVLNRLVWKINESGFHNSIEVFGQFQSLDPIELEERDVSI from the coding sequence ATGGAAAAGACCGGAGGCAAAGTGAATAAGAGGATTCTTGAGATCCGGATGCTCGGTGATTTTTCATTTTGCAGCAACGACCGGATGCTATCCGGAGATAAGGTCAGGGGAAAGCAGATCTGGAGTCTTCTTGAATATATTATGGTGAACCGCCATAATGAAATTTCAATGGACGGACTGATCCAGGCCCTGTGGAGGGATGATGAAATTGAGGATCCCGCCAATGCGCTAAAGAACCTCGCTTACAGGCTGAGAGTAACGCTGAAGAATTCACTCGATCTGGAAGACGAGGTTATCCTTTACAAGCACGGCGCTTACGTATGGAATAAGAATGTTCCGTGCATTGTCGATGTGGATGAGTTGGAAGCGGTCTATAAGGAAACCCAGCAGAAAAGTCTGAGCAAAGATGAACTTCTCACCAGATATCGAAAAATGATCAATATTTATAAAGGGAATTTTATGCCTCAGTCCTCATTCAAGGAGTGGATCGTTCCCTTTAACGTGTATTATCAGCGCATCTATATGGAATCCGTGGCCGCCTGCTGTGAAATCCTGCTGGAAAGAGAAGATTTCAGATCAGTGGAAGAAATCTGCCACAGAGCGATTGTCATCGATCCATTTGTAGAAACGAACCATGCTAATTTGCTCAAAGCCTTGATCGGATTGAAGAATCACGACAAGGCCGTCGATCATTACAATTATGTGAATAAATTGTTTTATGACGAACTGGGAGTCAGGCCTTCCGATCTGGTAACCAAGCTCTATCACGACGCGACCAATAAAAATACGGCCCTGAACCAGGATATCGCCTTGATCAAGGATAACCTGAAAGAAGTGGCTAAGATCCTTGGCGCTGTTTACTGTAATTATGAACAATTTAAAATGATTTATCAGCTTGAGGCCAGAGCGGCGCTCCGGTCGGGAAAATCTATTTTTATCGCACTGCTCACCGTTACGGGTAAAAACAAGAAGGAGCTTCCGAGAGAGAGTCTGGACGTGACCTTCGATAAGATAAAAAATGCCATCGTTTCCTCCCTGCGCAAGGATGACGTCGTTACAAGATACGGGAGGACGCAGTTTCTTCTCTTGCTTTCCAACCTTACATATGAAGACGCCAACACGGTATTGAACAGACTTGTGTGGAAGATCAACGAAAGCGGCTTCCATAACAGCATTGAAGTTTTTGGGCAATTTCAGTCACTCGATCCGATCGAATTGGAGGAGAGAGATGTTTCAATTTGA
- a CDS encoding transglutaminase-like domain-containing protein: MKRRLLLCIAAFVIWIMAGASEVFAADYFNTSDIGKGVIRITYDGGGKTKVMIQKEDEKYTYDINSSGKTESYPLQLGDGTYKISLLANTSGNSYKLIASKSVDVKITNPNSVYLTSIQTINWNVDSKAVAKAAELTKDIDDLGKKATVLWDYMVKNNSYDYNKLATLSTDYLPVIDQTLAEKKGICYDFSSLYAAMLRSQGKPAKLVKGYAPKNAAGYHAWNEVYDESKGQWIVIDTTYDLQVIAKNPKITMVKNAKDFNKVYEY, translated from the coding sequence ATGAAAAGAAGATTACTGCTTTGCATAGCTGCATTTGTTATATGGATTATGGCCGGGGCTTCCGAAGTATTTGCAGCCGATTATTTCAATACGAGCGACATTGGCAAAGGAGTGATCCGTATAACCTATGACGGGGGCGGTAAAACGAAGGTAATGATTCAAAAAGAGGACGAGAAGTATACCTACGATATCAACAGCTCCGGAAAGACAGAAAGTTATCCGCTGCAGTTGGGCGACGGAACGTATAAGATCAGTCTTCTTGCCAATACCTCCGGAAACTCCTACAAGCTGATTGCATCCAAGAGCGTCGATGTGAAGATAACCAATCCCAATTCCGTGTACCTGACCTCGATTCAGACTATCAACTGGAATGTGGACTCCAAGGCCGTCGCGAAAGCGGCGGAACTCACCAAGGATATCGACGATCTGGGAAAGAAGGCTACTGTATTATGGGATTACATGGTTAAGAACAACTCCTATGATTACAACAAGCTTGCTACGCTGTCCACCGATTATCTTCCGGTAATTGATCAGACCCTTGCCGAGAAAAAGGGGATATGTTACGATTTTTCTTCATTATATGCGGCAATGCTGAGAAGTCAGGGAAAGCCTGCAAAATTAGTTAAGGGATATGCTCCGAAAAATGCCGCCGGCTATCATGCGTGGAATGAGGTATACGACGAGAGCAAGGGCCAATGGATCGTAATCGACACGACCTATGATCTTCAGGTAATCGCAAAGAATCCTAAGATTACAATGGTAAAGAACGCTAAGGATTTTAACAAAGTGTATGAATATTGA
- a CDS encoding LPXTG cell wall anchor domain-containing protein, whose translation MKVLSRRLSNDLTRKQANWERNQRKKRKLLLRLTASTAAFTIATFGPIAQTPMAFANTNVQQEQPGDDSGQLENGLLIVDGVVYDINTDTDADADTNVDADADAGSDTDADADDSVYQDVNSDDDLSNVGIRSASNNDVSASSVGSYTITSNTSLSQSGGETVGNGWGNVKVDFEGDHTSNGNGASSEMYRGSDDAENSWSLKIIVDSNKDWKIVAEGNIPEGSFDIYVQEGNGKNTVINKYTITVSNSVNGEIREITLGSGTGKDSVNEVRWAGGSGFTPNDDGDSDSDSDSDSDSDSDSDADADADADADADADADADADADADADADADADADADADADADADADADADADADADADADADADADADADADADADADADADADADADADADADADADADADADADADADADADADADADADADADADADADADADADADADADADADADADADADADADADADADADADADADADADADADADIEILDEEIPAGPVEVLGEEVTVGPIEILDEEIPAGPVEVLDEEVTVGPIEILDEEIPAGTIEILDEEVPLSALPQTGGAGTGLFYGIGTLMAALGLKLRKHR comes from the coding sequence ATGAAGGTTTTGTCGAGAAGATTATCAAATGATTTAACTAGAAAGCAGGCAAACTGGGAACGGAACCAGAGGAAAAAAAGAAAATTGTTGCTTAGACTTACAGCATCAACTGCGGCATTTACGATAGCAACATTTGGACCGATCGCACAAACTCCGATGGCCTTTGCTAATACCAATGTTCAACAGGAACAGCCTGGTGATGACTCTGGTCAATTGGAGAATGGTTTGTTGATCGTTGATGGGGTTGTATACGATATAAATACAGATACCGACGCTGACGCGGATACTAACGTAGATGCTGATGCTGACGCTGGCTCAGATACTGACGCTGATGCTGATGATTCAGTTTATCAAGATGTTAATTCTGATGATGATTTATCAAATGTCGGCATAAGGTCAGCCTCAAATAATGATGTATCTGCTTCAAGTGTGGGTAGTTATACAATAACCTCGAATACCTCTCTCTCCCAATCTGGTGGAGAGACAGTCGGCAATGGATGGGGTAATGTTAAAGTTGATTTTGAGGGCGACCACACATCGAATGGTAATGGTGCTTCTTCCGAAATGTACAGAGGCAGCGATGACGCAGAGAACTCTTGGTCATTAAAAATTATTGTTGATTCAAATAAGGATTGGAAGATTGTTGCCGAAGGAAATATTCCTGAGGGATCGTTTGACATTTATGTACAAGAAGGTAACGGAAAAAATACAGTAATAAATAAATATACAATTACCGTTTCGAATTCAGTGAATGGCGAAATACGAGAAATAACGCTTGGTTCTGGAACAGGAAAAGACTCTGTTAATGAAGTAAGATGGGCTGGTGGGTCTGGGTTTACTCCGAATGACGATGGCGACTCCGATAGTGATTCGGACTCCGACAGCGATTCGGATTCTGACAGCGACGCTGATGCCGATGCTGACGCCGATGCCGATGCCGACGCTGATGCCGATGCCGACGCTGATGCCGATGCCGACGCTGATGCCGATGCCGACGCTGATGCCGATGCCGACGCTGATGCCGATGCCGACGCTGATGCCGATGCCGACGCTGATGCCGATGCCGACGCTGATGCCGATGCCGACGCTGATGCCGATGCCGACGCTGATGCCGATGCCGACGCTGATGCCGATGCCGACGCTGATGCCGATGCCGACGCTGATGCCGATGCCGACGCTGATGCCGATGCCGATGCCGATGCCGACGCTGATGCCGATGCCGATGCCGATGCCGACGCTGATGCCGATGCCGACGCTGATGCCGATGCCGACGCTGATGCCGATGCCGACGCTGATGCCGATGCCGACGCTGATGCCGATGCCGACGCTGATGCCGATGCCGACGCCGATGCCGACGCCGACGCCGACGCTGATGCCGACGCTGATGCCGATGCCGACGCTGATGCCGACGCCGATGCCGACGCTGACGCTGATGCCGATGCCGACGCTGACGCCGACATAGAGATTTTGGATGAAGAAATACCGGCGGGTCCAGTAGAGGTTTTGGGTGAAGAAGTAACGGTGGGTCCAATAGAGATTTTGGATGAAGAAATACCGGCGGGTCCAGTAGAGGTTTTGGATGAAGAAGTAACGGTGGGTCCAATAGAGATTTTAGATGAAGAAATACCGGCGGGTACAATAGAGATTTTGGATGAAGAAGTACCATTAAGCGCCTTGCCTCAGACTGGTGGTGCCGGAACTGGGCTCTTCTACGGCATAGGTACCTTAATGGCCGCCTTAGGATTAAAATTAAGAAAGCATAGATGA
- a CDS encoding sialate O-acetylesterase, whose amino-acid sequence MKSLLLIGQSNMAGRGFTHEVPPIYNEKIMMLRNGRWQMMTEPIHFDRPVAGVGLAASFAEAWCKDNEGEKIGLIPCAEGGSAIDEWSLDGTLFRHAMNEAKFAMEDSELVGILWHQGESDSQDGKYKEYYEKILRIFNEIRRELSVPNIPFIIGGLGDYLGKVAFGAGCVEYQLINEELQKYAQGNENCYYVTAKGLTSNPDGIHINAMSQRIFGIRYYEAYRKKEHIYEPLTNEKELVDKCHNRMNTSSEKTYIALERFTLGKISYEELMKAFS is encoded by the coding sequence ATGAAGTCACTTTTACTAATTGGACAATCAAATATGGCAGGTCGTGGATTTACACATGAAGTGCCTCCGATTTATAATGAAAAAATTATGATGTTGCGAAATGGTAGATGGCAAATGATGACTGAACCAATTCATTTTGATAGACCAGTTGCGGGCGTAGGACTTGCGGCATCATTTGCGGAGGCTTGGTGTAAGGATAATGAGGGAGAAAAAATTGGTCTCATTCCATGTGCAGAAGGTGGTAGCGCCATTGATGAGTGGTCGCTAGATGGAACATTATTTCGTCATGCAATGAATGAAGCTAAATTTGCAATGGAAGATAGCGAATTGGTAGGAATACTATGGCATCAGGGGGAAAGTGATAGCCAAGATGGAAAATACAAAGAATACTATGAAAAAATATTAAGAATCTTTAATGAAATAAGAAGAGAATTATCGGTACCTAATATTCCATTTATTATAGGTGGTTTGGGCGATTATTTGGGTAAGGTGGCATTTGGTGCAGGGTGTGTGGAATATCAACTCATTAACGAAGAACTTCAAAAATATGCACAGGGGAATGAAAATTGCTATTATGTTACTGCTAAAGGACTTACATCTAACCCAGACGGTATCCATATCAATGCTATGTCCCAGAGAATATTTGGCATAAGATACTATGAAGCGTATCGTAAAAAAGAACATATATATGAACCGTTAACAAATGAAAAAGAGTTAGTGGATAAATGTCATAATAGGATGAATACTTCATCGGAAAAAACATATATAGCACTAGAAAGATTTACCTTGGGGAAGATTTCTTATGAAGAGTTGATGAAGGCTTTTTCGTAG
- a CDS encoding MBL fold metallo-hydrolase: MSDWFTIDRVDADTYIISEYRHWEETHCYLLNGSKQSLLIDTGLGICDISEEVKKLTDKPITAIATHIHWDHIGGHKYYPDFYTHEVELDWLSGGFPLTMDTIRNMVVDRCDLPNGYDVNTYEFFQGTPTRVLHDGDVIDIGGRVIEILHTPGHSPGHMCFWEKERGYLFTGDLVYKDTLFAYYPSTDPAAYLESLEKICVLPVERVFPAHHSLDIKPEILTLMRDAFRQLKQEGKLHHGSGTFHYGDWAVWL; this comes from the coding sequence ATGAGTGATTGGTTTACCATAGACCGCGTTGACGCGGATACATATATCATCAGCGAATACAGGCATTGGGAAGAGACGCACTGTTACCTTTTGAACGGAAGCAAACAAAGCTTACTCATTGATACCGGGCTTGGCATTTGCGACATATCCGAAGAAGTGAAAAAGCTGACGGATAAACCCATAACCGCCATAGCTACACATATTCATTGGGACCATATCGGAGGGCACAAATATTATCCTGATTTTTACACCCATGAGGTGGAGCTGGACTGGCTTTCGGGAGGGTTCCCTCTTACAATGGATACGATTCGTAATATGGTGGTTGATCGTTGTGATTTACCAAATGGATACGATGTCAACACCTATGAGTTTTTTCAAGGTACACCCACACGGGTCTTGCACGACGGCGATGTGATTGACATCGGCGGTCGAGTCATTGAAATACTGCATACGCCTGGACACTCCCCGGGGCATATGTGCTTTTGGGAAAAAGAGCGCGGCTATCTTTTTACCGGCGATCTTGTTTATAAGGACACCTTGTTTGCATACTATCCTTCCACAGACCCGGCGGCTTATCTGGAATCTTTGGAGAAGATTTGCGTTTTGCCAGTGGAGCGGGTATTCCCGGCACACCACAGCCTGGACATTAAACCGGAAATTTTAACCCTAATGCGAGATGCTTTTCGGCAGCTCAAACAGGAGGGGAAACTTCATCACGGAAGCGGGACGTTCCATTATGGAGACTGGGCAGTATGGTTGTAA
- a CDS encoding M55 family metallopeptidase, whose amino-acid sequence MKIYISADIEGISGIVAVNQVLPGERDYQRSRELMTQEVNAAIEGAVAVGATEIVVNDLHGAGTNILIESLNNKAQLITGSSHKGAMMEGLDSSFDAVIFIGYHSRMNVSGVLSHSFHGGVISNININGKDVGEFYMNACVAGHFNVPVVLVSGDNILEEEVKDVNAAIETVVVKTSYGRYAAKCLTPSVVFEKIIEKSKVDLINARNIDPIKVQEPHEMRITFFNSGQAESASIMPGAELVGPNSVSYSGKTIMDSYRALTAMIKIAKSN is encoded by the coding sequence GTGAAAATATATATTTCAGCAGATATTGAAGGAATAAGCGGAATTGTTGCTGTTAATCAGGTATTACCTGGGGAGCGAGATTATCAGAGATCAAGAGAACTTATGACCCAAGAGGTGAATGCAGCCATCGAAGGAGCTGTTGCGGTTGGTGCAACAGAAATCGTTGTTAATGATCTTCATGGTGCTGGAACTAATATACTTATAGAATCTTTAAACAATAAAGCTCAATTGATTACTGGCTCATCCCATAAGGGTGCAATGATGGAAGGATTAGATTCATCGTTTGATGCAGTAATATTTATAGGCTATCATTCCAGAATGAATGTAAGCGGGGTTTTGAGTCACTCTTTTCATGGAGGTGTGATTTCAAACATAAATATAAATGGTAAAGATGTTGGAGAGTTTTATATGAATGCATGTGTCGCAGGTCATTTTAATGTTCCAGTTGTTTTGGTATCAGGTGACAACATTCTGGAGGAGGAAGTAAAAGACGTGAATGCCGCAATTGAAACAGTTGTAGTTAAAACGTCATATGGAAGGTATGCAGCAAAATGTTTAACACCATCTGTAGTATTTGAAAAAATAATAGAAAAAAGTAAAGTTGACTTAATCAATGCAAGGAATATTGATCCTATAAAAGTACAAGAGCCACATGAAATGAGAATTACTTTCTTTAACAGCGGTCAAGCTGAATCTGCATCAATAATGCCTGGAGCAGAACTTGTTGGACCCAATAGTGTATCGTATAGTGGAAAAACAATTATGGATAGTTATAGAGCATTAACAGCCATGATAAAAATCGCAAAGAGTAATTAA
- a CDS encoding RluA family pseudouridine synthase — translation MAQIVVSKKSKMIADTVFVVTECSGLFDFLTLKLTNQSRNNIKSLLKHRQVTVDGRAITQHDFLLKEGQTVRIVRSVIRGQKEKDVLQILYEDADLIVINKPAGLLTITDNKNSVSAYHLLTDYVRRTNPKARIFIVHRLDRDTSGVLMFAKNEKLKLALQDNWGGLVTQRGYVAIVEGRLKEKSGRIRSWLKETKTLLVYSSPKVGDGLEAITNYQVINETPDYSLLNIQLETGRKNQIRVHMKELGHSVVGDTKYGAKTNPLKRLGLHAYKLELRHPFSNQWLCFETEVPENFKALLKL, via the coding sequence ATGGCACAAATCGTGGTTAGCAAGAAAAGTAAAATGATAGCTGATACAGTATTCGTTGTAACAGAATGCAGTGGTTTGTTCGATTTTTTAACACTTAAGTTAACCAATCAATCAAGAAATAACATAAAGTCTTTGCTTAAACACAGACAGGTTACTGTGGATGGGCGTGCCATTACCCAGCACGACTTTCTCCTAAAAGAAGGACAGACAGTCCGGATAGTCCGTTCTGTAATTCGGGGGCAAAAAGAGAAAGATGTACTGCAAATTTTATATGAGGATGCTGATTTGATCGTAATCAATAAGCCGGCTGGCTTGTTGACTATAACCGATAATAAAAATAGTGTTTCCGCTTATCATTTGCTGACAGACTATGTGCGCCGGACTAACCCGAAAGCCCGTATCTTTATTGTTCACCGTCTGGACCGGGACACCTCAGGGGTGCTGATGTTTGCCAAAAACGAAAAGCTTAAACTAGCGTTGCAAGATAATTGGGGCGGCCTTGTAACACAACGGGGTTATGTGGCAATCGTGGAGGGACGGCTTAAAGAAAAAAGCGGCAGAATTCGCTCCTGGCTCAAGGAAACAAAGACGCTGCTTGTGTATTCCAGCCCCAAGGTGGGGGACGGTTTGGAGGCCATCACGAATTATCAGGTGATCAATGAAACCCCGGACTATTCTCTATTGAATATTCAATTGGAAACAGGCCGTAAGAATCAAATCCGCGTGCACATGAAGGAATTAGGGCATTCTGTCGTGGGTGATACCAAATATGGTGCTAAAACCAATCCTTTGAAGCGATTAGGGTTGCATGCGTACAAACTGGAACTCAGGCATCCTTTTTCTAATCAATGGTTATGCTTTGAAACAGAAGTGCCAGAGAATTTTAAAGCGTTATTAAAGTTATGA